Within the Sphingobium baderi genome, the region CCGCTGCTAATCCTTGCCGCGAGGAATGATGCGCTGGTATCGACGCCCGCTATCCGGCGGATCGCGGCGCGGATTCCCCATGCGACACTGCATGTTTACGGGGTAGAAGCGGCGCATGAAATCCTGCGCGAACTGGACCCGGTGCGACAGAATGCACTGGCGCGGATCGACGCCTTCCTGGACGAGAATGCGCGTTGACCCGTTTTGATGTCGTAATCGTCGGCGGCGGCATTGCCGGTGCGAGCCTGGGCGCGGAACTGGCGGCGCAGGCATCGGTGCTGATCCTGGAGAAGGAGGAGGTGGCGGGCTATCACGCTACGGGCCGCTCGGTCGCCTTCTGGGAGGAAACCTATGGCGGGCCGCAGGTGCAGCCGCTGACCACCGCGTCGGGACCAATGTTGTTGTCGCCCGATCCGGATTTTTCCGAGCGTTCCTTCGTGTCGCCGCGCCGGACATTGCATGTCGGGCGCGTGGGCGATGAAGGTGCGCGCGACCGGCTGTTGGCGAGCTATGTGGGGAAGGTCGCGCTGGAGCGGGTCGATCCGCAGGTGGTCGTGCCTGGGTTGCGGCCGGAATGGATGCTGGGCGTGCTGGAACCGGAGGTGAAGGACATCGACGTGGGCGCGCTGCATCAGGCATGGTTGCGGCTTTTTCGGCGGAGGGGTGGCGAAATGCGCCTGATAGCGGCGCTCCGCTCGGCGCAGCGGCAGAGCAATGGCTGGCGGCTGGAGGCGAGCGGTGGACCGATCGCCTGTGGTGTGATCGTCAATGCGGCAGGCGCATGGGCTGATGATGTAGCGCGTGTCTGCGGCGTTGCGCCGCTGGGGATTAAGCCTTTGCTCCGGACCGTATTGCAGTTGCGGGTGCCGGCGATGCCTTCGATGGATTTGCCGTTGGTCATGGACCTGGGCGGCGGCTTTTATTTCAAGCCGGAGGGGGAAGGGCGCATCTGGCTGACTCCGCATGATGAAGTGCCATCGCCGCCCTGTGACGCTGCGCCAGATGAACTGGCGGTGGCGCAGGCGATTGCACGCTTTCAGGAAGCGGTGAACTGGCCCATCGAAGCGGTCGAGCGCAAATGGGCGGGGCTACGCAGCTTCGCGCTGGATCGCGCGCCGGTTTATGGTTACGATCCGGATATGCCAGGCTTTTTCTGGTTCGCTGGGCAAGGTGGGTTCGGTATCCAGACCTCTCCGGCGGCAGCGT harbors:
- a CDS encoding NAD(P)/FAD-dependent oxidoreductase, with protein sequence MTRFDVVIVGGGIAGASLGAELAAQASVLILEKEEVAGYHATGRSVAFWEETYGGPQVQPLTTASGPMLLSPDPDFSERSFVSPRRTLHVGRVGDEGARDRLLASYVGKVALERVDPQVVVPGLRPEWMLGVLEPEVKDIDVGALHQAWLRLFRRRGGEMRLIAALRSAQRQSNGWRLEASGGPIACGVIVNAAGAWADDVARVCGVAPLGIKPLLRTVLQLRVPAMPSMDLPLVMDLGGGFYFKPEGEGRIWLTPHDEVPSPPCDAAPDELAVAQAIARFQEAVNWPIEAVERKWAGLRSFALDRAPVYGYDPDMPGFFWFAGQGGFGIQTSPAAALLGRALLMKEAAPEIIASLDFAAYSPTRFR